The Leptospira montravelensis nucleotide sequence ATTACATCTAAATTATAGATTTTTTTAAATTCTTCCGCTTCCGTATCTGCAGTTCCAGTCATACCGGCTAACTTCTTATAAATACGGAAATAATTTTGGAAAGTAATTGATGCCAATGTCTGAGACTCACGAGCTATTGGTACACCCTCTTTTGCTTCTAATGATTGGTGTAATCCATCTGAGTATCTACGCCCTTTCATCAATCGACCGGTAAACTCATCAACGATGATGACTTCACCACCTTGGACAACATAATCTTTATCTTTAAAAAATATTTTGTGTGCTTTCAGTGCTTGTTGAACGTGGTGAACCAATTCAATATTTTCTGAATGGTATAAATTCTCTACACCTAACAATTCTTCGACGTGATGAACTCCAGCTTCCGATAAAATGACATTCTTCGCCTTTTCATCGATCTCATAGTCCTCACCTTCAATCAGTTTTGGGATAATTTTATTAACTTTGAGATATTTATCTGTAGATTCTTCCGCAGGGCCCGAAATAATCAAAGGAGTTCTAGCTTCATCAATTAGAATCGAATCCACTTCGTCCACAATAGCAAAGTTATGTTGTCTTTGTACACGGTGTTCTTTGTAACTCACCATGTTATCACGCAAATAATCAAAACCGAATTCATTATTTGTTCCGTAAGTAATGTCAGAATCATAGGCCACCTTTCTTTCTTCGTGGTCCATGTCATGTTGAATGACACCAACAGATACTTTCAAAAACTCAAATACAGGACGCATCCAGTTAGCATCCCGCTTTGCTAAATAATCATTTACAGTAACAACGTGAACACCTTCACCCGAAAGTGAATTAAGATAAATGGGTAAAGTCGAAGTAAGAGTTTTACCTTCTCCCGTTTTCATCTCGGAGATATTTCCCCAATGCAAAGAAATACCTCCCATCATCTGCACATCAAAATGGCGCATACCTAATGTTCTATATGAAACTTCTCTTACGGTTGCAAAGGCCTCTGGTAAAATATCATCTAAAGTTTCTCCTGCTGCCAACCTGTCTTTGAACTTTGTTGTTTGTTGTGACAAAGTTTCATCATCCATTGCTTTAATTGTTGGCTCAAAAGAATTGATAGCTTCTACAATTGGGTTTAGTCTTTTTAAATCCCTCTCATACTTACTGCCGAATAAAATTGTTAATATTTTTTGAAACATACCGGGTCCGTTATAATTTTATAATATTTCGAAATATAGTTTTAGCAGTTTCTGCCATTACCTTTTGTTTATTTGCGATCTCAGAAAAATCACCATTACCTTTTGCGATAAAGTCTTTATGTACGGACTGCCATACATTTAACATCTCCAAAGTTGGCTCCAAATGTGTTTGGAAAGCAAATATTCTATTTTTATAAGCAAACATTTGGTTTGCATAAAAATCACTCGCAAGTAAATGTTCGGCACCAACAGGAATATCAAAAATATCCTCATGTAAATGAAATGCCAAAACTGATTCTTTTTGTATTCCTGAAAAGATAGGATGTTCAGGTTTCAAAATCTGAAGGTCAGAAAAACCTGTTTCTGGACCTTTTGTTCCTGGGCGCACGTTGGCACCTAACGCCTTCGCAATGATTTGAGACCCCAAACAAATTCCAATTAATTTTTTATTCGGTAAGGCAACCAGATTTTTTACAATATCATAATAAGGTTTAAAAAATTCTTGTTCATTCGGATCAGCTACTGATTGAGGACCACCTAACATCACTATCAAGTCAAAATTCAGATGAATTTCTGGCATTAAATGAATTCGTCTATCGTAAGCATTTTGATAACTAACTCTATATCCCGCTTCGCGGAGTAAGGGTTCTAAAATCCCTGGTCCTTCACAATCGATAAATCTTATGAATACTGCTCTCATAATGATTCCATTCCAAATTGATAACGGAAAAAATTGAACTTAGCTTCTTTTCGAATGACATCGACAGAGGTTTGTTCCGAAATCGAACCCAAAAAATTATAATACAACCTCATTGGTTTTGTAACAAACAACATTGTCTCTGGGGTTCCAGTGATAAGCCCACCTTCTTTCACATGGAAGGGAGGTTTCATAAAAACAATTGGAACCTGTATCTTTCGGTTTTTAACTTCTGTTTCCATTCTTGTTTTTGCTAACTGATACACTTCACCAAACGGACGCTCTTCGGTCACATCTGGAACAATCTGGTATGGATCAACCACCATGTATAATGCTTTGGAAGGAAACCGATTTTCAATTTCTGCGTGAAGTAAGTTGAGGGCCGGTATCTCTTTCCAACAAGGAACACAATCAGGTGAGTAAACATTAAGGGCAATTTCCCCTTTTTCCAGTTTAGAAAACGAAATTTCGGCACCACCAAACGTAAGTCCCGACCAAGTCTCCTCACCGAAATAAGAAGATTTTGCTGGGGCACAGCTAATGAGACATAAACTAACAATTAAAATGAGGGAGGCTTTCATAAATCCCATATATTGGACGATCCTTCCCCATGTTTGGACTGGGAGAGTGCCTGTAAAGTCCGTTTTCGAACTTTACCTTGACATCTGACCCCTACGCCTCAACCTGGTCTAACATTCCACTCTCTTCCATCAGGGAATCAAAGAAAATGAGCCAATCGCATAAAGAAGACTTCGATATCGTATCCTTAATAGAACTTTGCCGGGAAAAAAAATACGAAACTTGCGTGGCCGGTTTCAGCACGATCGATAAAATTGATAAGATCACTCTCCCTAAAAAGTTAAAAAACCGTAAATTGACGGTCCAAGCATTATACGCACTTACAAATGATATGGTTCAGTGGAAATACCTTTCCTCTGAAGAAAAAGCCCTTCTCCAAGCAGAAAAAGACAAACTGGCAGGAGTTACATCCACAGCCGGAACTTCTTTTGCTCCTCATGCAGAAGAAGATATCGAAGAAGACTTCATCCCAGAAGAAGAAGCTCGTAAACCAGAACTTGATGAAGGTTACGAAAATGAATTTGGGGATGAAACAGAGGAAGAAGAGGAAGAAGAAGAGGATGATTTCGACGATGACTCTGATGACGATGATGATGATTCAGACGAGGAAGAAGAGGACTAAGAGGTTACTCCCATTCCTCTAATCCCTCACTTCCAAAACAAACTTCTCTATAACTTTCAAACTCCCGACAATTTTTTCCTACATTCAAAAGTCTCCCCTGAAAAGGAGGCTTCTCGGTTTCTATCTGGATTAGGTTCTGGTTCCATCCCTGTCATTCTTGGCATTGGGGCCTTACACACTGTTCGGTCTTATTTAGAAAACCCAATCGAACACCAAACTGTCGTTTTTTGGGAGCCTCATCACGAAATCTACGAGTTAACAGAGTTTCAAAAGGAAATCAACAGTTTAGAAGAGCGTTTCCAATCAAAAGGAATCCATTTATTTTTGGTTGTGGGTACAGACCCAAAATGGTCAAATTTAATAGAGAAAATCAAAAATTTCCCCGAGTTTGCCGGCTCTTTACAATCCAAATGGAGTTTGTATACCTCTCCTAGTTATGAAAGAAATTTTCCCGAACTAATCAAAGTCTGCCAAACCAATTTTCAGTCGCAGTTCTCTCCTGGTGACCTCAACAAAAACACCATCCAACATTTTAGTAAATTATGGACTCATAACTACTTAAAAAACAGAACTAGACTTTTTTTTAACGATACGAGTATCCAATGGTTCCAATCCTTTTCAGGAAAGAATATTCCAATTTTATTTCTGGGTGCAAGTCCTGGTTTAGAAATCGATTTACCTCGGATTAAAAAAGACAGAAATCATTTTCTTATTTTTGCCAGTGACACATCCATCGGTTATCTTTTACCAAATGGAGTTATCCCCGATTTTGTTGTGTCGTTTGATTCCGGTCGAGGGACAACCTACCATTTATTGTTAGATTTGCCAAAACAAATCCCCATCATTACCTGGTTAGGTGGCTCATCCTATATCTTTGAACTTACTAATCCAAAAATTTTAGTGAATACTGGTCACCCTTTGGACCAAATTACCCAACATTTATTTCTAAATCAACTAGGCAAAACCTGGCCACATTATTCCAATCCTAGTTTGAACTTACTGGGAATGGTTTTATCTATAACAGATTCAATAGAAGATAGGCAATTTTTTGTGAGTGGAGTGAGTTTCCTTGCAGAACGTGGGAAATCTCATTGTAAAGGGACAGGTTATGAAAGGTATTACCTTCCAGATACCAATAGGAAAAAAAGTTTAGAAGCAACCACCAAACGTTTGTATTCTGGCGATAGAAAAGGTAAAAATCAAATTGCCTGGAACGCGCTGAACCAAAAACAATCTTTACCTGGTTTTCAGTTTCTCTCCGAAGACAAGGAAATTAGTTTCCCATTCAATTATGACAAAATAAATTCTTTACAATCTTTTCAGGGATTTCCCCCATCGATAGCGGATTTGGCAAAGTGGGCCGACCAAGACCATTCCAGTATCATTCATAAAAAAACCCTCAACACTTGGTTGCGGTTTTCACTAAGTTAAGCACCGAATAGAACAGGTATTTCTTGTAAATTCCACTCGGCTTGTTCCTTATTTGCGGGAATTCGATCAAAGGACTTTGTTTTTTTGGACTTCCCCTTAGGTCTTCTTTCCATATCCTCTAAAATTTTTTCCAATCTCTCTTGCATAAGCAAATGCAAATTCATTTGGTCTAACATATCCATAGTGATTTCCTCCACTGATGTTCTCACTATACAAGTCCCCTGGGACAAAATAGAAATCGGATGCGAAAAAAATATCTATTGCGTCCTAAAGAAATCAAAATATAAGAGTGTTACGGGAAAAAGCGTTTGTGAATTTTCAAGATATTATCTCTCAATTAGAAACCGCAAAAGAATCGAGAATTAACTTTTACTTTGTAACAGAAGAACAAAATCAGGAGATATACGCATTACTTGTCCATGTAATGGGGTATATGGACAAACTTTATTTAGTAGAAGTCATCTTCACTGTCCTTAAAGAACTCCTTATGAACGCCAACAAGGCAAATGCAAAACGCGATTACTTCTCCCGAGAAAATTTAGACATCCAAAATGCTAGTGATTATGCGAAAGGAATGTCCCGGTTCCAAGAAAACATTATCATGAAATGGAATGAACAATTGAGCCGGTTAGATGGAGGAAATTACTACATTAGTTTGCTCATGAAAGTTGAGGGAAAATCCATTCACTTTGCTGTGGAAAACAATGCACCTATTACTAAAGAAGAGTTAGCGCGCGTTAATCGAAGAATCGAAGTCGCAAAGAACTACAATGACCTTTCTGATGCTTTTTCTGATGTTTCCGATAGCACAGAATCTGCAGGTTTAGGATTAGTACTCATCCAACTCCTTCTAAAAAATTCAGGAATCGGTTCTGAAAAATTTAAAATCTTTACCAACGACAAGATAACACGCGCTACATTGTCTGTACCAGAAGTGACAACTCCTGTAGAAATCCAAACAGACCTAAAAACAAAACTTTTAAACGAAATAGATGGATTACCGCCTCTACCACATTCTCTTACCAAAATCATTCAACTTTGTAACAATCCCGATTCTGATTTACATATGATTTCTCAGGAAATCGAAAGGAACCCTGCTCTTTCTGCCGATCTACTCAAACTTTCTAATTCCGCATTTTTTGCAAATCGAAGCCAAGTCAGTTCCATCTTACAGGCTGTGAAAGTTGTTGGTCTAAAAAACTTACGAAACCTACTCTATGTTTCTGGTGTCCGTAAAATTATGGAAGGCCAATACGGAAAGATGATGGATGTATGGGATCATTCCAGTCGATGCAGTTATTACGCTCGTTACTTGGCGACAGAAAACAATCATACAAACAAAATTGCAGATATCATTGCCGTAAGTGCTTTGTTACACGACATTGGAAAGTTCCTTTTACTTTCCGTGGACCGAGGTTTTTTCAAAAAAATTGAAACCTACCAAAGAGGAGTTGATTCTGGAAACTCAACTCTACTAGAAGAAATGGCCATTGGACTTAGCCACCCGCAACTGGGTGCACTCCTTGCAGAAAAATGGGAATTCCCCCTCGACCTTCGTGTAGCCATCGAATACCATCACAAACCATTTTTAGCTCCTGCGGAACTACGTGACCTAGTGGAAGTTATCTACATGGCAAATATGATGGCAGATTATCACGAACAGAAAAAAGGGTTTTATGCCATTGACAAAATCCTACTCGCAAAATTTAATTTAGATAATATCGATGTGTTCTCTGCTGCAGTGAATAAAATCGAACTTCTATTTAAAAAATCAAATGAGTGAAGTGATTCGTTTTGATTCTGTTTCGTTTATAAGAACTGACAAAAAAATTTTAGACAATGTAAATTTTTCCTTAAACCAAGGTGATTCACTTGCCATCATTGGAAGAAATGGCGCTGGGAAAACAACACTCATCAATTTACTTTTTGGTTATTCCTGGCCAACCACAGGTTCCATTTCTGCCTTTGGAGAAACTTATGGCGAAACTCCTATGGCTCCTTTACAAAATCGAATTGGAATGGTGCAACCAGGCCACCAAGAGACCTTACTACAGAAACTTACAACGTTTGAAATGGTTTTAACTGGGGTCATTGGAACTCTTGGCCTCTATAAAGAACCAACAAAAGAACAAGAACAAATCGCCGAATCGTTGTTAGCCTCAGTAAACCTAAGCCATAAAAAACAACAGATTTATTCCACTCTCTCGTCAGGCGAAAAAATGAAAGTTCTATTGTTACGAGCTTTTGGTGTGGGAAAAGAAATTTTGGTTTTAGATGAGCCAACAGCTACCTTAGACATTACAGCAAGAACCGATTTTGGGAAATCCTTATCCCAATTAAAAATGGGAAGTTCGTTACTCACAAGAATTCTCATCACACATAGAATCGAAGAAATCCCGGAAGACTTTTCTAAAATACTTTTGTTAAAAGAAGGAAAGGTAATTAGTTTTGGGAACAAAAACGAAGTTTTAACAGATAAAAATCTTTCAAAACTTTATGACTTAGATTTACAAGTGAATCAAAACAAAGGACAGTATTCCGTTACTGTCCTTTCATAAATTTTCATAAATTAAAATTTGAAAAGATAAAGGAAACGGCATCCTCTTTCAAAGTGCCGTTTCAAAAAGAAGGACTACTAATAATACATTGATCTTTCAATGAAATTATTGGCACTACAACCAGGTGTTCCCACATCAGAGATGGATTTATCTTGTGAGATACAGAAGATTTTCCACCAACGATTGGAATGGTTTGGTGCAATCGAATAATTTCTCACCTCACCTACACTTCCCTTGAAGATACGTACATTGGCTCCAGAAACTCCCATCAGTGCCTCACCAGACCAATTGTAAATACTGTAGTAACGATTTGGTTGGTTCCAAACGGATCCTTGCACGGTGATAGTCTCAGGGCCATATCCTGTTGTAATATCGTAATCTAAACTTCCATTCCCAGAACCGAGTGGAGTTTTATTATTCCAAACAATGCGGTCATTGGCGGAATTTCCATACTGTAAATGTGAATCTAAATCTCTTGGTTTGGCACCCCAAGAAAGCACCACTCGAATTTCGTTTTCTAAAAGGATAGGAGTGACAAGAATGTTTTGATTTGCAGGTGTTTCTGAACCTGCGGATACCACAGTTCTGTAAGTGGTTGAATAATTTTCTGTTACAGAAGTGCAATCCCCTCTTTTTCCAGAACCAGAAACTTCTAAAGTGTAGTTTCCCGGTGGAACCGATGGAATCACATAAGATCCGTCAGTTGCTGTTTTCACACTTGTTATCGTAACGCCAGCTGCATCAATCGCATAAGCCCCAGATTTTACGTTCACACCAGGACGAATACGTGCGGTTAGGTTACAAACTCCCGTGTTATACAAAGCAGACAAAGCACGGCCAGAAATAGAACCGCTAGTTTGGCTTCCAGGAACAAAGGTAATGATATCAAAATTTGTGGTGACATCGGCTTGGATATCCACAATCCCTTCTACAGTTTGGTATCCGGGAGAAACAAACCGAACTTTCCAACGACCCGCGTTGATATTAAAAATTGTGTATTGACTCGCATTAGAGAAAACAGTAGCACCCGTTGCAATGGATGTTGGCTGCACTCCTGCCGATGGACGTAATGTCCCTCCATTTGGATCCACAATTTCTAAGGAATAAGTTCCAAGGAAAGAAAATCCACCAGGAGTTCGCACGGAACCTGATAAATGCCCACGACCATCATTGGTAATGACAGGCGTGTTAACCACTACCGTTCCTCCACCAGTTCCCACTTCCACAGGGAAGTAAGTGGTGATTCCATTTTTTTCGACACGAAGTTGGTAAGAACCAGGAGAAAGGAATGGGAAACTATAACTCCCGTTTGATTGTGAACTTACCGATCCGACTACTTGGTCTGCACCAGAAGTTCTTGTGGCAGATACAGAACAGTTGGGAGAATCGAAACCGCCCGCGCAGTCTCTATGAACATCAGCTGTAAAATTTCCACCCACAAGACGGCCAAGAGTGACAGTGGCACCACTCACATTTTGTGTAGATACAGCATCGGTAACCACACCAGTAACAGTGGCCCTTGGACTATGCATCACGGTTCCATTGACATTATATAATGCAGGGGAAAGTGCATATTGGTTGGTAGCAACAGTAGATGTATCCACTCGTAAACTTGTGGATGATAAATAACTGGTTTGGTAAGAAGGAGCCACTCGGTCCACAACCATCATTTGGTATGAACTTTGTCGGAAATTGTATTCGTTTCCGTTGGTGATATCAACGGAAGCAGTACTATCATTGGCACGAGCTACGTTAGGTGTTTGCGATAAGAGAGTCGCAAGGCCAGAACCCAATTGGTAAATTGCATATCCTACACGGCCGGCTTCATCATTAGTAAACGGCGGAGGAAGAACCGCAGGTAAGGATACTACATAAGAACTTCCACCAAAACTAAACTGTCCGTTTGCCGTGGTTGTGATATGAGCCAACGCGGATCCATCTGCTAAGGTATTTCCGAGTAAAACCACAAAAAGACCAGACTGATTCGTATGAAGAGAATTACTTGTGGGTGCTGTATCACGAACCGAGATAGATCCAGCAATTTGAGAACGTGCAGCAATCGATGTCAAAGAGATCGTTCCCGCTTGGTAGTTGTTACCATTCAAACTAATTTGTAATGGATTTGAAGAACAAGGTGGGTTTTGAGAACCACAATAGTTTTCAAATCCGGGAGCAGAAATGTAATAAGACCAAAGCCCACTTGCACCGAGAAAAGAAACTTCTTTCGAAGTAGGATTTACTTCATAGAGTTTGTTTCCATAAGTTTGGTAAACCCAAGGAC carries:
- a CDS encoding ABC transporter ATP-binding protein; amino-acid sequence: MSEVIRFDSVSFIRTDKKILDNVNFSLNQGDSLAIIGRNGAGKTTLINLLFGYSWPTTGSISAFGETYGETPMAPLQNRIGMVQPGHQETLLQKLTTFEMVLTGVIGTLGLYKEPTKEQEQIAESLLASVNLSHKKQQIYSTLSSGEKMKVLLLRAFGVGKEILVLDEPTATLDITARTDFGKSLSQLKMGSSLLTRILITHRIEEIPEDFSKILLLKEGKVISFGNKNEVLTDKNLSKLYDLDLQVNQNKGQYSVTVLS
- a CDS encoding 6-hydroxymethylpterin diphosphokinase MptE-like protein, with product MGTDPKWSNLIEKIKNFPEFAGSLQSKWSLYTSPSYERNFPELIKVCQTNFQSQFSPGDLNKNTIQHFSKLWTHNYLKNRTRLFFNDTSIQWFQSFSGKNIPILFLGASPGLEIDLPRIKKDRNHFLIFASDTSIGYLLPNGVIPDFVVSFDSGRGTTYHLLLDLPKQIPIITWLGGSSYIFELTNPKILVNTGHPLDQITQHLFLNQLGKTWPHYSNPSLNLLGMVLSITDSIEDRQFFVSGVSFLAERGKSHCKGTGYERYYLPDTNRKKSLEATTKRLYSGDRKGKNQIAWNALNQKQSLPGFQFLSEDKEISFPFNYDKINSLQSFQGFPPSIADLAKWADQDHSSIIHKKTLNTWLRFSLS
- a CDS encoding HDOD domain-containing protein, with product MNFQDIISQLETAKESRINFYFVTEEQNQEIYALLVHVMGYMDKLYLVEVIFTVLKELLMNANKANAKRDYFSRENLDIQNASDYAKGMSRFQENIIMKWNEQLSRLDGGNYYISLLMKVEGKSIHFAVENNAPITKEELARVNRRIEVAKNYNDLSDAFSDVSDSTESAGLGLVLIQLLLKNSGIGSEKFKIFTNDKITRATLSVPEVTTPVEIQTDLKTKLLNEIDGLPPLPHSLTKIIQLCNNPDSDLHMISQEIERNPALSADLLKLSNSAFFANRSQVSSILQAVKVVGLKNLRNLLYVSGVRKIMEGQYGKMMDVWDHSSRCSYYARYLATENNHTNKIADIIAVSALLHDIGKFLLLSVDRGFFKKIETYQRGVDSGNSTLLEEMAIGLSHPQLGALLAEKWEFPLDLRVAIEYHHKPFLAPAELRDLVEVIYMANMMADYHEQKKGFYAIDKILLAKFNLDNIDVFSAAVNKIELLFKKSNE
- a CDS encoding DNA primase, whose protein sequence is MSQSHKEDFDIVSLIELCREKKYETCVAGFSTIDKIDKITLPKKLKNRKLTVQALYALTNDMVQWKYLSSEEKALLQAEKDKLAGVTSTAGTSFAPHAEEDIEEDFIPEEEARKPELDEGYENEFGDETEEEEEEEEDDFDDDSDDDDDDSDEEEED
- a CDS encoding type 1 glutamine amidotransferase, producing MRAVFIRFIDCEGPGILEPLLREAGYRVSYQNAYDRRIHLMPEIHLNFDLIVMLGGPQSVADPNEQEFFKPYYDIVKNLVALPNKKLIGICLGSQIIAKALGANVRPGTKGPETGFSDLQILKPEHPIFSGIQKESVLAFHLHEDIFDIPVGAEHLLASDFYANQMFAYKNRIFAFQTHLEPTLEMLNVWQSVHKDFIAKGNGDFSEIANKQKVMAETAKTIFRNIIKL
- a CDS encoding Cna protein B-type domain protein is translated as MRVRGIFTVLVLISLVFVGCSRKKKSMPFWFLLGTGGAVADSSGGLDTPPDSNGVPLPTPGDSVGVTDPEEVPGNNSEQEVPNHGKARIIGTIVPVVSGVPANVVCGNPGAPAAPGCIDLTLISVKIEVANGNANTLVATTNAGSDGKFIFDLSDLPNNNYRVLINTGFGLNYSYQDFSYVFDPTQSPYTLVNVGNLLAERLYYGQGPAQFVGLVTSPGFSGGGVLVPAGPVAGITVSIVDASGNTIGTGVTNANGSYVININPLPNGNYTVVYSGDSVEVSGQPFANTSEFIHFTFPGTNPNTVAIVDLGETSLPWMAATESDIHLTGNILNGAIASDTTSIFTIKLKNEQGAILQTAQITGNGSFVIEGSSLSNGVYYLEVSNPVFYLASRSFLFTASPTGGTKNVNLTDPIFMVAKPSFVTGFVKDANGNHVAGAVINVKPSANQAPSRILYLKDDPILGNAIKLWIVEALSAVAGTNCSLNQAGSVCSCAVNPTTACLVSTQGSGPWVYQTYGNKLYEVNPTSKEVSFLGASGLWSYYISAPGFENYCGSQNPPCSSNPLQISLNGNNYQAGTISLTSIAARSQIAGSISVRDTAPTSNSLHTNQSGLFVVLLGNTLADGSALAHITTTANGQFSFGGSSYVVSLPAVLPPPFTNDEAGRVGYAIYQLGSGLATLLSQTPNVARANDSTASVDITNGNEYNFRQSSYQMMVVDRVAPSYQTSYLSSTSLRVDTSTVATNQYALSPALYNVNGTVMHSPRATVTGVVTDAVSTQNVSGATVTLGRLVGGNFTADVHRDCAGGFDSPNCSVSATRTSGADQVVGSVSSQSNGSYSFPFLSPGSYQLRVEKNGITTYFPVEVGTGGGTVVVNTPVITNDGRGHLSGSVRTPGGFSFLGTYSLEIVDPNGGTLRPSAGVQPTSIATGATVFSNASQYTIFNINAGRWKVRFVSPGYQTVEGIVDIQADVTTNFDIITFVPGSQTSGSISGRALSALYNTGVCNLTARIRPGVNVKSGAYAIDAAGVTITSVKTATDGSYVIPSVPPGNYTLEVSGSGKRGDCTSVTENYSTTYRTVVSAGSETPANQNILVTPILLENEIRVVLSWGAKPRDLDSHLQYGNSANDRIVWNNKTPLGSGNGSLDYDITTGYGPETITVQGSVWNQPNRYYSIYNWSGEALMGVSGANVRIFKGSVGEVRNYSIAPNHSNRWWKIFCISQDKSISDVGTPGCSANNFIERSMYY